From Vulpes vulpes isolate BD-2025 chromosome 7, VulVul3, whole genome shotgun sequence, one genomic window encodes:
- the LOC112912697 gene encoding adenylate cyclase type 1-like yields MYGVFVRVPAERSQRKAFLQARSYVEDRLRLEDKNEKQERLLMSLLPRNVAMEMKEDFLKPPPQRIFHKIYIQWHDNVSILFADIVGFTGLASQCTAQELVKLLNELFSKFDPMVFFGEGDLTAQSSGLHLSGIEHWLSLHPGLQWAPRLDTGLPG; encoded by the exons ATGTACGGGGTCTTCGTGAGGGTCCCGGCCGAGCGCTCCCAAAGGAAAGCCTTCCTGCAGGCCCGCAGCTACGTTGAAGACCGGCTGAGGCTGGAGGACAAGAACGAGAAGCAG GAGCGGCTGCTTATGAGCCTTCTGCCCCGGAATGTTGCCATGGAGATGAAGGAGGACTTCCTgaagccccccccccaaaggatTTTCCACAAGATTTACATCCAGTGGCATGACAATGTGAG CATCCTCTTCGCGGACATCGTGGGCTTCACGGGCTTGGCGTCACAGTGCACCGCGCAGGAGTTGGTCAAGCTCCTCAACGAGCTCTTCAGCAAGTTTGAC CCCATGGTCTTCTTCGGCGAGGGCGACCTCACCGCCCaatcctctgggctccacctgtCTGGCATCGAACACTGGCTCTCCCTGCATCCTGGCCTCCAGTGGGCCCCCAGGCTGGACACGGGGCTCCCAGGATGA